The DNA sequence GGACTGTACAAAAGCTTCCCAGTTCAAATGTTTCTTATAGAGTGTATGAATATAGCGCAGATGCGCATACGTGTTTTGTCTGTTTAACACTCCTGATGCTTTCGCGTAATTAAATGCTATATCGCTCCATGTCACATAGGAGCTGTTATTGTCATATATCATACGCAATCCTGCACTGTACTCATCGGTATCGGTATTGCCGCGTGTTGTGGAAAAAGAGCCTTTAACACCGCCACTCAGCCCTGGCTGTTTTCCTATATCCACTGGTGCTATGGTAATGACAGCCTCCAAATTAACCAAAAACAGTACCAATATAATCAAAAACTTCATCTACAACCTTGTATTTTATAAAAGTGTAATTATATATCCTCCACGGATATAATCCAGTTTATAGCTGTAATACCCGTCGAGTTCTATCACAACCCTGTAGTAGCCTTTATGTGTTCCCAGTCGTATTTTTGTAAAAAGCGACCCCTCTTTTAAACTTTTTATCAGGCTGCCTATATCGGTATCACGCTTAAAATCACAGACAATTCTATGTGGTTTTACCAACAAAAAATTTCTCAGCATTTTATCTTTTGTCACAATCTTGAGTTTGTTCTTTTTGACATAAAATGCTATAAACTTTAATGATGCGACTTTTTTGTATTTTATTTTTACACTGCTTTTTTTTATCTGTTTTTCAATAAACTGTGTACTGTCGGATTCATTATAGTTTTGTGAAATAAAAACAGGCAAATGCCAGTCTATCGCATTTTGGATAGTGACTTTTTTATGTGCAATCGAACCGTCCAGGTTTTTATATGTCACGGTAACACTTTCAATCGTTCGTGCAGTGGAGGGTAATGTCACAGTGGCTCTTTTGAGCATCGGCAGTTTTGTTGTCTGATTGGATGTTAAAGGGATATCCTGTCCACTCTGTACCGGGAAAAAGGGATTTTCTCTTGCATGAAGCATCATAAAAAAGAGACTTAAAAACAACAAAACTCTTATCATAATAACAAACCCTATTTTTTTAATACATTATAGCAAATTTATATGATTATTGT is a window from the Sulfurimonas hydrogeniphila genome containing:
- a CDS encoding AMIN domain-containing protein, which translates into the protein MIRVLLFLSLFFMMLHARENPFFPVQSGQDIPLTSNQTTKLPMLKRATVTLPSTARTIESVTVTYKNLDGSIAHKKVTIQNAIDWHLPVFISQNYNESDSTQFIEKQIKKSSVKIKYKKVASLKFIAFYVKKNKLKIVTKDKMLRNFLLVKPHRIVCDFKRDTDIGSLIKSLKEGSLFTKIRLGTHKGYYRVVIELDGYYSYKLDYIRGGYIITLL